In a genomic window of Quercus lobata isolate SW786 chromosome 4, ValleyOak3.0 Primary Assembly, whole genome shotgun sequence:
- the LOC115985455 gene encoding uncharacterized protein LOC115985455, which translates to MTTVPTAGSGGPAMDANCEELEKVLVGSDPERFFQIGSELPPQEKSALTAFLRQNLDMFAWDPYEAPGVDPDFICHRLNVNPAITPKRQAPRRPSKEHTDAVIEEGYHQIPLAAEDQEKTAFVTPVRNYHYKVMPFGLKNAGSTYQRMMTKMFEHQMGKNIEVYIDDTVVKSKLAPNHIDDLGDVFQVLRKYKLRLNATKCSFGVGSGKFLGYMVTHRGIEANPDQIRAIHNLQPPRNPKEVQKLTGMIAALNRFISHSADRCRPFFLLLHKWKGFEWNEECATAFQQLKEYLAQPPIMSSPEADEVLFAYIAVAPHAVSLELIREDNGTQRPVYYVSKSLQEAETRYLPLEKAILAIVQATRKLPHYFQAHTIVVLTQLPLKSILRSADYTSRIAKWGTILGAFDIRYMPCTAIKGQVLADLVAEFAEPASEGKEVSVLLGAGERVSNTVSPHGLAWWKAYIDGASNQRGSGLGLVLLSPEGITIEKSLRLSFSATNNEAEYEALLEGMGMVRKMGGGESVDMFSDSRLIVGQVNGDMEAKDERMQEYLVRVKHLQTQFHHFRLTHVPRSGNTHADSLATLATSSAQPLPRVILVEEVLRPSAEKANGNGIHNIRAGPSWMDPIVLYLKHDTLPDDKVEASKIKRKATRFWLSEDSKLYRRSFSGPYLLCVHPEAAELILEELHEGICGSHMGGRSLSHRALTQGYWWPSMKKEAMDYVKKYDQCQRFAPSIHQPGGELNPMSSPWLFGTPHTLVSDNGLQFDSKTFRGYCSELGIVNRYSTPAYPQSNGQAEAVNKTILNGLKKRLDDSKGRWVEELAHVLWTYRTTPRKSTGETPFSMTYGAEAIIPLEVNFPTQRTTTFCPATNDKLLEKSLDLIDERKEGAMVHLANYQQKLKQGYDAKVKPRSLVPGDLVLRKVLGNARNPSWGKLGPNREGPYRITSVAGVGAYYLEDLDERVVPRP; encoded by the exons atgaCTACGGTCCCAACTGCGGGAAGTGGAGGACCAGCCATGGATGCGAATTGTGAGGAGTTGGAGAAAGTACTTGTCGGATCTGACCCGGAGAGATTTTTTCAAATTGGCTCGGAATTGCCGCCCCAAGAGAAGTCAGCACTGACTGCCTTCCTCCGACAGAATTTAGACATGTTTGCTTGGGACCCCTATGAGGCCCCCGGGGTCGACCCAGATTTCATCTGCCACCGCCTTAATGTGAACCCAGCCATAACACCTAAGAGGCAAGCTCCTCGACGACCATCGAAAGAACATACTGACGCTGTGATAGAAGAG ggctaccaccagataccCTTGGCCGccgaagaccaggagaagactgcttttgtCACTCCCGTTaggaattatcattataaagtgatgcccttcggcctaaaAAATGCCGGGTCAAcctatcagaggatgatgaccaagATGTTTGAACATCAGATGGGTAAAAACATTGAAGTGTACATAGACGACACGGTGGTTAAAAGTAAGCTGGCCCCTAACCATATTGATGATCTCGGGGACGTTTTTCAAGTACTAAGAAAGTATAAACTACGGCTGAATGCGACCAAATGTTCTTTTGGAGTGGGATCTGGAAAGttcttgggctatatggtgactcaCAGAGGTATTGAGGCCAACCCTGACCAAATAAGAGCCATCCATAActtgcagcctcctcggaaccCTAAGGAAGTACAGAAGCTTACTGGTATGATAGCAGCGCTAAACCGTTTCATCTCGCACTCAGCAGATAGATGCAGGCCATTTTTTCTCCTACTGcacaagtggaaaggatttgagtggaaTGAGGAATGCGCTACGGCTTTCCAACAGCTAAAGGAATACCTCGCCCAGCCACCGATTATGTCCAGTCCCGAGGCCGAcgaggttttgtttgcctacatAGCAGTGGCTCCACATGCAGTAAGCCTGGAGCTGATCCGAGAAGACAACGGCACGCAACGCCCCGTCTATTACGTTAGCAAATCGTTGCAGGAGGCAGAAACCCGTTACCTTCCCCTCGAAAAGGCTATCCTGGCCATCGTACAGGCCACGAGAAAGCTGCCCCACTACTTTCAAGCACACACGATTGTGGTGTTAACTCAACTCCCCTTAAAATCCATCCTACGCAGCGCAGATTACACAAGTAGAATTGCAAAATGGGGAACTATTTTGGGCGCCTTTGACATTAGATACATGCCTTGCACCGCTATAAAGGGCCAGGTCCTCGCCGACCTGGTGGCAGAGTTTGCAGAGCCTGCATCAGAGGGAAAGGAAGTGTCGGTCTTACTGGGGGCTGGTGAGCGGGTGAGCAACACAGTTTCCCCGCATGGGCTCGCTTGGTGGAAAGCATACATTGATGGCGCATCaaaccaaaggggctcagggTTAGGGCTTGTCCTGCTCTCACCTGAAGGGATAACCATAGAGAAGTCATTGAGACTCAGTTTTTCAGCCACAAATAACGAAGCCGAATATGAGGCGCTATTGGAAGGGATGGGAATGGTCCGGAaaatgggggggggggaatcCGTAGacatgttctcggactcaagactTATTGTGGGGCAGGTAAATGGAGACATGGAGGCAAAGgacgaaagaatgcaagagtatcttGTTCGGGTTAAGCACCTGCagacccaatttcatcacttcCGCTTGACGCACGTACCCAGAAGTGGGAACACTCATGCTGATTCTCTTGCGACGttggctacctcctcggctcaaCCCCTACCTCGAGTCATTTTGGTAGAAGAGGTCCTCCGTCCATCAGCAGAAAAGGCCAATGGGAATGGAATACATAACATCAGGGCAGGaccgagctggatggaccctatcgTTCTATACTTAAAGCATGACACCTTGCCAGACGATAAGGTTGAGGCTAGCAAAATCAAGAGAAAGGCTACCCGATTCTGGTTATCGGAGGACTCCAAGCTTTACAGACGCTCGTTTTCAGGGCCGTACTTGCTATGCGTGCACCCAGAGGCTGCAGAACTCATCTtggaggagttacatgaaggaatttgcggaAGTCACATGGGGGGTAGGTCTTTGTCTCACAGAGCCTTAACGCagggttattggtggccgagcatgaAAAAGGAAGCCATGGATTACGTCAAGAAGTATGAccaatgccagagattcgctCCGAGCATACACCAGCCTGGTGGAGAGCTAAACCCGATGTCCAGTCCCTGGCT GTTTGGCACCCCGCACACCCTGGTGTCAgacaacgggctccagtttGATAGCAAAACCTTCAGAGGGTACTGTAGCGAGCTGGGAATTGTTAACCGGTATTCCACGCCAGCTTACCCCCAGAGTAATGGCCAAGCAGAAGCCGTCAACAAGACCATATTGAACGGACTGAAAAAGAGACTAGATGACTCAaaaggaagatgggtagaagagttaGCCCATGTCTTATGGACATACCGCACCACGCCTCGTAAGTCCACTGGggaaacccctttttcaatgacctatggagccgaggcTATCATTCCACTGGAGGTGAACTTCCCAACCCAGAGGACCACCACCTTTTGTCCCGCTACCAATGACAAACTTCTAGAAAAAAGCTTGGATCTCATCGACGAAAGAAAGGAAGGCGCGATGGTCCACCTAGCTAACTATCAGCAGAAGCTCAAGCAAGGCTACGATGCCAAGGTGAAGCCCAGGTCATTGGTGCCTGGAGATCTAGTACTGAGGAAAGTCTTGGGCAATGCGAGGAACCCCTCATGGGGGAAGCTCGGACCAAACCGGGAGGGACCATACCGCATCACTTCTGTAGCTGGCGTAGGAGCCTACTATTTAGAAGACTTGGATGAACGTGTAGTCCCACGCCCTTGA
- the LOC115985456 gene encoding uncharacterized protein LOC115985456 encodes MAGDPLKRNQNLYYAYHQEPGHTTDDCRNLKNYLDRLVREGKLRHLLHRSEGWQEPSNNETRQSALRPPIGTINVILAAPGRTGPVPFRVMSVSNLPTKPEDREPKRVRVSATPLIGFTEEDKQGTIQPHDDALVVTLRIGGYDVERVLVDQGSTVEIMYPDLYKGMNLKQEDLLPYDSPLLSFEGKVVIPKGMIRLPVQTDSEVVEVNFIVVDAYSPYTAIVARSWLHTLGVVSSTLHQKVKYPSGGQIKEIIGNQGVARQCMVSAILRRQDRVTSTSAESGL; translated from the coding sequence atggctggCGATCCTTTGAAGCGTAATCAGAACCTATATTACGCATACCATCAGGAACCCGGTCACACTACTGATGATTGTAGGAACCTGAAGAACTATTTAGACAGGCtcgtccgagaagggaagctgAGACATCTGCTGCATCGCTCGGAAGGATGGCAGGAACCATCAAACAATGAAACCAGACAAAGTGCGTtgaggccacccattggcacaattaatgtcattctCGCCGCACCTGGAAGGACAGGCCCTGTCCCCTTCAGGGTAATGTCAGTGAGCAATCTCCCGACTAAGCCAGAAGACAGGGAACCCAAGAGGGTTAGAGTGAGCGCCACGCCATTGATTGGGTTCACGGAGGAAGACAAACAAGGGACTATCCAACCCCATGATGATGCCTTGGTCGTGACGCTCAGGATAGGAGGTTATGACGTCGAAAGGGTGTTAGTTGATCAGGGCAGCACGgtggagataatgtaccctgatttgtATAAGGGAATGAACTTGAAGCAGGAAGACCTGTTACCATACGATTCCCCCCTGCTTAGCTTTGAAGGAAAGGTAGTCATCCCGAAAGGCATGATTAGGTTGCCTGTGCAAACAGACTCGGAGGTGGTAGAAGTAAACTTCATTGTCGTAGATGCATATTCCCCTTACACAGCCATCGTGGCCCGGTCGTGGCTTCATACCCTAGGGGTTGTGTCATCAACCTtgcaccaaaaggtgaagtatCCATCGGGAGGTCAGATCAAAGAGATAATAGGGAACCAGGGAGTtgctaggcaatgcatggtgtcggcAATCTTGCGGCGGCAGGATCGCGTAACTTCCACGTCGGCCGAAAgcggcttatag